The Juglans regia cultivar Chandler chromosome 6, Walnut 2.0, whole genome shotgun sequence genome contains the following window.
TGCTTTGCTCAGTGGTGCTTTCTATGATAGGTTTTTGGGATCTTTTCAGATGTGCTCAACCCCTGAAAAGTTATCCCCTAATGttggaaaggaagaagatgattttAGTGGTACAAGTTTCCTATCTAAACGAGACAGCAATATTCAAGAACCCATAGGTGTcccttcttcatcctcttcttcaGAGGATGGAGATGGCCAGTCGAATGAGAATGCCTCAAAGCAGTTGGTGCTATACGACCCATTGGCTTACAGTGCAGGAATTGTACCTGCTCCTGACCCAATTCAGTCCCGGCCTCCATCATTACCAAGATACTCTTCTCCAAATTCATCTTCCAGAGTTTTGCCATCTGTAGGGGCTTTCACTGTCCAGTGTGCCCGCTGTTTTAAATGGAGGCTCATCCCAACAAAGGAAAAGTATGAAGCAATACGAGAACATATTCTGGAACAGCCTTTTTACTGTGAAACAGCTCGTGAGTGGCGGCCTGATGTATCATGTGATGATCCAGCAGACATTTCTCAAGATGGAAGTAGGCTCTGGGCGATTGATAAGCCCAATATTGCGCTGCCCCCTCCTGGGTGGCAACGGCTGCTCCGGATCAGAGGTGAAGGAAGCACCAAGTTTGCAGATGTGTACGTGTTCCTTTGCATTTGATTACTTCTATTGTAAAGAACTCTTATATGTAGGTAATTTAATATTATGCTCTATTTCTAGCTCTTATTTACTAGTCAGTTCCGTCtggaattttattatttggatacTAAATTTGAATTATGCATCTAGTTTTCAGAAACTAAGGTAATAGTGGTGCTACTCTCCAGACTGCCTAGTTCTATTTTAACCACTTGAATAGGATTCATTTTTAgcttgctttatttatttattttttcctgagCTTGCTGACATTACCTTCAATCTCTTTAGTATTCCCATTGGGTTTCTATCAAGGCTTGAAGAAGTTTGGATGTTTCtggtgttatttttttttataagtaagatgaaaattttattgatacgaatgaagTAGGCAAAGCCCgtgtacacatgaagtatacaaaagaacacctaaatataTTCTAGGAACCAGAAATTAAGaacagaaaatcatgaacacTAGTTCCGTTACAATGGCTGAAACCAGAGCAATAAGGTTTTTACAAAAAAGTTCCGAAGTTCCTCCATTGtacgctccctatcttcaaagtaCTGAGCATtcatttccatccaaatacaccacataatgcacaaaggaatcatcctccaaactgctgccacttgGGGACATCCTTGAATCTCCTTAGTCCTTCCAACAAGCGCTATTAATGGAAGAGATTTTatggaggcaaaaatcaaggGTGTTGTGGCTGAAGGAGGGGGATATGTGTaccaatttttttcatcaaatggcAAACTCTCATCGAAGATATAATGCGATTGAGGTCCATCATGACAGGGACAGGTTGAAGTTTTATGAGCAGTTGTTTTCATAAAACTTTTCTTGGAGACCAAAACTGGACAGCCTTGTTTTTAACTCTATAGAGCAGGTGGATGCTGTGTGGTTGGAAAGtgagtttgaagaagaagaaattctagATGTGGTAAAGGATATGGACAAGGATAAGGCTCCAAGTCCGGATGGGTTCACTTTGGCATTTTTTCAAGTTTGCTGGGATGTTGTTAGAGATGATATCATGAAGGTGTTTGCCGAGTTTCACTCGTATATGAGGTTTGAGAAGAGCTTGAACACAactttcattgctcttattccgAAGAAGGCAGGGGCTGTGGAGATAAGagattttaggcctattagtttggtgaatggcatttataaaattatctctaagGTGATGGAAAATCATTTGAGTAGGGTGATGGAGAGGATAATTTCACcatctcaaaatgcttttgtgagaGGAAGGCAGATTTAGATTCTGttttaattgctaatgaatgtttggagagtaGATTGAAGGTGGAGAAAGCTGgtattcttattaaattggatatgaaAAAGGCTTATGACCATGTAAGCTGggattttcttaattatttattgaggAGATTTGGTTTTGGTGTTAAATGGTGCTCGTGGATTAAGCATTGCGTTTCGActtcaaaattttccattttggtgaatggagAACCAGCTGGTTTCTTTTGTAGCTCTCGCAGTTTGGGGCAAGACGATCCCATAtccccctttctttttgttatgattatgGACGCTAtgagtagaatgattgagaAGGCTGTGGAGGGTAATCTTCTATCCAGTTTTGTGGTGGGTAATGAGACTAGGAATAGTTTAAAGAtctctcatttgttatttgctgatgacacCTCGATTTTTAGTGAGCCTGATTCGGATAATATACGTGCTTTAAGAGCACTtttgctgtgttttgaagctgcTTCGGGGTTAAGAGTTAATTTATCGAAGTCTGAAATTGCTCCTGTGGGTGATGTTCAGAATTTATCAGACTTGGCTAATTTATTGGGGTGCAGAATCTCTTCTTTGCCTTTGAGGTATGAAGGGAGCCTCTTTTAAAGCTGTTAACATATGAGATGGGGTGATTGAATAAATTGAAAGGTGGTTAGCGGGTTGGAAGAGGATCTACTTGTCTAAGGGGGGAAGACTAactcttataaagagtactTTGTCCAACCTGCCCacctatttcctttctctttttcctcgGCCGGCAAGAGTTGAAAAGAGGATTGAGAATTTATTTCGAAACTTCTTATGAGGAGGCAATGGTGATGAAaagaagtttcatttggttaattGGAAGAAAGTTTGTCAACCATTGGATCGTCGTGGTTTGGGGATTAAAGATTTAAGAGTTTTTAATAGAgctttacttgggaaatggctttggagatatcaattGGAGAGTAAAGCCCTCTGGAAAAATGTGATAGAAGTGAAATATGGAAGTTTGTGGGGAGGTTGGTGTACTAAAGCAGTTAGTGGAGTTTATGGGGTTAGTTTgtagaaatttattagaaaaggatgtgattccttctccaataatttcagATTGAAGGTGGGAGATGGAAAGAGGATTCTCTTTTGGCATGATCTGTGGTGTGGGGATACTGCTCTCAAGCTGGAATTTCCTACCCTTTTCAGAATTGTTAGGGATCATAATGCATCTATTTATGATTCTTACTGCAGTAGTAACAACAAGGTTGAatggaatatcatttttaaaagggACGTAAATGACTGGGAAGTGGATGAAGTTAAGGCTCTGCTGGTAAAACTCTACAGTTCAAAGTTGGTGCTAGAAAGAGAGGATGATAGCATGGTGTGGATTCCTGCTGGAAATGCATAGTTTTCAGTTTCTACTTATTACAGAATTTTGTCAAGCCATAGTAGTTgtgtttttccttggaaaaatatatggaaagtgaaagttccctctaaggttgcttttttctgttgggtggCTTCTTTGGGCAAAGTATTGACTACTGATAATCTTAGAAGGAGAGGTCTGTTTATTGCTaattggtgtgtcatgtgtaAAAGGGAAGGAGAATCTGTTAATCACCTTTTTCTTCACTGCGAAGTGACAAGAttcttgtggaatgaggttttgagttggacaggattacattgggtaatgcctagagaagtggtggatttattggtaggGTGGAAAGGTTTGAAGGGCTGTAAGAAGGTGGCgagagtttggaagatgattcctccttgtcttatgtggtgcatatggcttgaaagaaatgagagatgcTTCGAAGATAAAGAACGCTCATTGGGAGatcttagggattttttcttgagtACTTTTGAGTTCTTGGGCTAAAGCTTTTGTAATGGCGGATAATTTTCTGCatctgttttagttttctggtgtcagtttctttttgtttttggaagttgtaggtgttttctttgtatacgtcctgtgggcttatgcctatttctttgaataaaattattacttataaaaaaaaaaaaaaaaaaaaaagcataaccCAAGCCACACCAATTCTTCtcaagatctcatcccacaacacttgtcacctcacaatgcagtaaTAAGTGATCCACTGATTCTCCACTCTTCTTGCATAagtaacaccaatccataacaaCGAGACCCC
Protein-coding sequences here:
- the LOC108981677 gene encoding methyl-CpG-binding domain-containing protein 2-like gives rise to the protein MCSTPEKLSPNVGKEEDDFSGTSFLSKRDSNIQEPIGVPSSSSSSEDGDGQSNENASKQLVLYDPLAYSAGIVPAPDPIQSRPPSLPRYSSPNSSSRVLPSVGAFTVQCARCFKWRLIPTKEKYEAIREHILEQPFYCETAREWRPDVSCDDPADISQDGSRLWAIDKPNIALPPPGWQRLLRIRGEGSTKFADVYYQAPSGKKLRSMVEIQKYLQEHPEYTSDGVSLSQFSFQIPKPLRDDYVRKRPPRLPASRVTGPLEPGEASPLALAGPDDCPDLQLTRPGLPPYFEDPVLDPVGRPAKKQARAPRKGEVQ